Proteins encoded in a region of the Sander lucioperca isolate FBNREF2018 chromosome 4, SLUC_FBN_1.2, whole genome shotgun sequence genome:
- the afmid gene encoding kynurenine formamidase: protein MMHWTELKKEELERQFSPSQWSHRMSADDVIKAHVKALKEGTERARGLAQTLLNVPYGEGDGEKLDVYIPSTNSLDVPLVIYLHGGYWQFLSKEESGFMAVPLVDKGVVVVAVGYDIAPKGNMDLMVSQVRRSVVSVVQQYSHISGLYLCGHSAGAHLAAMVLSTDWSEYSITPQIKGAFLVSGIYDLLPILSTYVNEPLKMTEEVAVRNSPSKLVPQLKLSSSSCHIVVAVAENDSPEFRKQSEEYYKTLEASGLDVTVEDVANTDHFSIIEQLVDGEYHLTKLLLKTMGKS, encoded by the exons GAGCTCGAGAGGCAGTTTTCACCCAGCCAGTGGTCGCACAGGATGTCGGCAGACGACGTGATCAAGGCTCACGTGAAGGCTTTAAAGGAAG GTACGGAGCGTGCCCGTGGCCTGGCTCAAACGTTGCTCAATGTGCCGTATGgggagggagatggagagaaacTGGATGTCTACATACCCAGCACCAACTCTTTGG ATGTCCCACTTGTCATTTACCTACATGGAGGCTACTGGCAGTTTCTCAG CAAGGAGGAGTCAGGATTCATGGCTGTTCCGCTCGTTGATAAAGGTGTAGTGGTGGTTGCCGTCGGCTACGACATCGCCCCTAAAG GCAACATGGACTTGATGGTGTCTCAAGTACGCAGGAGTGTTGTGTCTGTTGTTCAGCAGTATTCTCACATCAG TGGTCTGTACCTGTGTGGCCACTCTGCTGGGGCTCACCTGGCTGCAATGGTCCTCTCCACTGACTGGTCGGAGTACAGCATCACTCCTCAGATCAAAG GTGCTTTTCTTGTCAGTGGCATATATGACCTCCTGCCCATCCTGTCCACCTACGTCAATGAGCCTTTGAAGATGACCGA GGAGGTGGCGGTGAGGAACAGCCCCAGCAAGCTGGTCCCTCAGCTCAaactctcctcctccagctgccACATCGTTGTGGCTGTCGCTGAGAACGACTCGCCGGAGTTTCGCAAGCAGTCGGAGGAATACTACAAA ACTTTGGAGGCGTCAGGACTTGATGTGACCGTGGAGGACGTGGCGAACACAGACCACTTCAGTATCATTGAGCAACTGGTAGATGGGGAGTATCACCTAACAAAG CTTCTCTTAAAGACGATGGGGAAGAGCTAA
- the cant1b gene encoding soluble calcium-activated nucleotidase 1b isoform X1 → MAQWREKEETWGDRDQLFMWDRGLEGRGVHYGMRAKENSMMVTACSGEKRQRKGNSPQSKPDSEDGDDTSMTSFGVAVRGLPLALASITQATASDSRFHPKWRAITVATLLAIVLMLYLTVGDRDRATRDYYRNRAHGLQMHSDDKDKDIFRGTNRQTAQSLSHHQRRKKPYNDTYPLSPPEKTKHGIRYRIGMISDLDTASRSSKDQTWFSYMKRGYLTVSDSADRLELEWDAETVTLESHLAEKGRGMELSELVAFNGHLYSVDDRTGVVYRIEGNQAVPWVILPDGDGSVSKGFKAEWLAVKDEHLYVGGLGKEWTTTSGEYVNNHPEWVKVVGYHGDVQHENWVPFYNALRSATGIQPPGYLIHESAAWSERLQRWFFLPRRASHEHYEETADERRATNLLLSCAADFSHVTVRHVGPLNPTHGFSSFKFVPDTDDQIILALKSEEDAGRIATYITAFTLDGQVLMPETKIGNVKFEGLEFI, encoded by the exons ATGGCGCAAtggagagaaaaggaggagacTTGGGGAGATAGAGATCAGTTGTTCATGTGGGACAGAGGGCTGGAGGGACGTGGAGTTCATTATGGCATGCGTGCGAAGGAGAACAGCATGATGGTTACAGCGTGTTCAGGGGAGAAGAGGCAAAGGAAGG GCAATAGTCCCCAGTCCAAGCCTGATAGTGAAGATGGAGACGATACTTCCATGACCTCCTTCGGTGTTGCCGTCCGGGGCCTCCCCCTGGCCTTGGCATCCATAACACAAGCTACCGCCTCAGACTCACGCTTCCACCCTAAATGGCGGGCGATCACTGTGGCGACCCTGCTGGCTATAGTGCTCATGTTATACCTGACAGTAGGGGACAGAGACCGTGCCACCAGAGACTACTACCGCAACAGGGCTCACGGTTTGCAGATGCACAGTGATGACAAGGACAAAGACATTTTCCGGGGCACTAACAGACAAACTGCACAAAGCCTCTCCCACCACCAGAGAAGGAAGAAACCTTACAATGACACATACCCGTTAAGTCCGCCAGAGAAGACAAAGCACGGCATCCGCTACCGTATTGGTATGATTTCAGATCTAGACACGGCGTCACGTAGCTCTAAGGATCAGACGTGGTTCAGCTACATGAAAAGAGGATACCTGACTGTTTCAGACAGCGCTGACAGACTGGAGTTGGAGTGGGATGCTGAAACAGTCACACTGGAGAGTCATCTGGCTGAGAAAGGACGAG GTATGGAGCTGTCTGAGCTGGTGGCGTTCAACGGTCACCTGTACAGTGTGGACGACCGTACAGGTGTGGTGTACCGGATCGAGGGCAACCAGGCGGTCCCCTGGGTTATATTACCTGATGGTGACGGCTCAGTCTCCAAAG gatTCAAGGCAGAGTGGCTGGCAGTGAAGGATGAGCACCTGTACGTTGGCGGCCTGGGGAAAGAGTGGACCACGACCTCTGGAGAATACGTCAACAACCACCCAGAGTGGGTGAAAGTTGTTGGCTACCATGGTGATGTGCAGCATGAGAACTGGGTGCCGTTCTACAATGCCCTGCGGAGCGCAACAGGGATCCAGCCACCAG GCTACCTTATCCATGAATCAGCAGCGTGGAGCGAGCGTCTCCAGCGCTGGTTCTTCCTCCCTCGCCGCGCCAGTCACGAGCACTACGAAGAGACTGCAGACGAGCGGCGTGCCACCAACCTCCTCCTGTCCTGCGCCGCAGATTTCAGCCACGTAACAGTGCGGCACGTCGGACCGCTCAACCCAACCCACGGCTTCTCCTCATTTAAATTTGTGCCAGACACAGACGATCAGATTATTCTGGCCCTGAAGTCAGAGGAGGATGCAGGCAGGATTGCCACCTACATCACTGCATTTACGCTAGACGGTCAGGTGCTGATGCCCGAGACAAAGATAGGGAATGTGAAGTTTGAAGGGCTGGAGTTTATTTGA
- the cant1b gene encoding soluble calcium-activated nucleotidase 1b isoform X2, giving the protein MTSFGVAVRGLPLALASITQATASDSRFHPKWRAITVATLLAIVLMLYLTVGDRDRATRDYYRNRAHGLQMHSDDKDKDIFRGTNRQTAQSLSHHQRRKKPYNDTYPLSPPEKTKHGIRYRIGMISDLDTASRSSKDQTWFSYMKRGYLTVSDSADRLELEWDAETVTLESHLAEKGRGMELSELVAFNGHLYSVDDRTGVVYRIEGNQAVPWVILPDGDGSVSKGFKAEWLAVKDEHLYVGGLGKEWTTTSGEYVNNHPEWVKVVGYHGDVQHENWVPFYNALRSATGIQPPGYLIHESAAWSERLQRWFFLPRRASHEHYEETADERRATNLLLSCAADFSHVTVRHVGPLNPTHGFSSFKFVPDTDDQIILALKSEEDAGRIATYITAFTLDGQVLMPETKIGNVKFEGLEFI; this is encoded by the exons ATGACCTCCTTCGGTGTTGCCGTCCGGGGCCTCCCCCTGGCCTTGGCATCCATAACACAAGCTACCGCCTCAGACTCACGCTTCCACCCTAAATGGCGGGCGATCACTGTGGCGACCCTGCTGGCTATAGTGCTCATGTTATACCTGACAGTAGGGGACAGAGACCGTGCCACCAGAGACTACTACCGCAACAGGGCTCACGGTTTGCAGATGCACAGTGATGACAAGGACAAAGACATTTTCCGGGGCACTAACAGACAAACTGCACAAAGCCTCTCCCACCACCAGAGAAGGAAGAAACCTTACAATGACACATACCCGTTAAGTCCGCCAGAGAAGACAAAGCACGGCATCCGCTACCGTATTGGTATGATTTCAGATCTAGACACGGCGTCACGTAGCTCTAAGGATCAGACGTGGTTCAGCTACATGAAAAGAGGATACCTGACTGTTTCAGACAGCGCTGACAGACTGGAGTTGGAGTGGGATGCTGAAACAGTCACACTGGAGAGTCATCTGGCTGAGAAAGGACGAG GTATGGAGCTGTCTGAGCTGGTGGCGTTCAACGGTCACCTGTACAGTGTGGACGACCGTACAGGTGTGGTGTACCGGATCGAGGGCAACCAGGCGGTCCCCTGGGTTATATTACCTGATGGTGACGGCTCAGTCTCCAAAG gatTCAAGGCAGAGTGGCTGGCAGTGAAGGATGAGCACCTGTACGTTGGCGGCCTGGGGAAAGAGTGGACCACGACCTCTGGAGAATACGTCAACAACCACCCAGAGTGGGTGAAAGTTGTTGGCTACCATGGTGATGTGCAGCATGAGAACTGGGTGCCGTTCTACAATGCCCTGCGGAGCGCAACAGGGATCCAGCCACCAG GCTACCTTATCCATGAATCAGCAGCGTGGAGCGAGCGTCTCCAGCGCTGGTTCTTCCTCCCTCGCCGCGCCAGTCACGAGCACTACGAAGAGACTGCAGACGAGCGGCGTGCCACCAACCTCCTCCTGTCCTGCGCCGCAGATTTCAGCCACGTAACAGTGCGGCACGTCGGACCGCTCAACCCAACCCACGGCTTCTCCTCATTTAAATTTGTGCCAGACACAGACGATCAGATTATTCTGGCCCTGAAGTCAGAGGAGGATGCAGGCAGGATTGCCACCTACATCACTGCATTTACGCTAGACGGTCAGGTGCTGATGCCCGAGACAAAGATAGGGAATGTGAAGTTTGAAGGGCTGGAGTTTATTTGA
- the ogal gene encoding protein O-GlcNAcase isoform X1, producing the protein MSKPGSAKGQPHTGKKRFISGVVEGFYGRPWTMGQRTELFKREQKWGLNTYLYAPKDDYKHRMYWRDLYSAEEAEQLIALISAAKQHDVEFIYAISPGLDITFSNPKEVAALQRKLDQVRQFGCRSFSLLFDDIETEMCPADKQAFSSFAHAQVAITNAVYQHLGDPETFLFCPTDYCAAFCTPNVSQSAYLHTVGEKLLPGIDILWTGPKVVSHKISVESIEEVSSVLRRAPVIWDNIHANDYDPQRLFLGPFKDRPTELIPKLGGVLTNPNCEFYPNFVAIHTLATWCKATADGGQRDVEMSDEEQDPCYSPKKALTLALTDWLQEFLNTDQPGARLKKESSGEEPMQTDGGETPHVPGPGENPLYTAEPLTLDDLKLLSDLFYLPYEYGPTARTMLQELDWLRKHSWAAAAETDKTAEWCSRAQQFDGMCEAVVQMFNRLSNAPNRCILYDLYNYICDIKSGVGLARAYVKTLGGQGRPSAQLMNTDPEPWGFRGGLSGEFQRMLPCHGNRDLFREPPMSAVYCIRPYCPEDKTEVQRIFREMQSAGEGKVPSTMQPPLICDGLSAGEISPSPQCALVLEDEIGVCGYALALTDAKPAADKIQRAVSKDFPSLVTMQVLPRVTDPSPAKRMIGRLLSNVRSSGSRGVFCELRQSNRRMIDFYTKLGSFVPIQMAGLPQDILAMGTSL; encoded by the exons ATGTCGAAACCAGGCAGTGCCAAGGGCCAACCCCACACTGGGAAGAAGCGGTTCATCAGTGGAGTAGTGGAAG GTTTTTATGGGCGACCATGGACTATGGGGCAGAGAACAGAGCTGTTTAAAAG AGAACAGAAGTGGGGTTTGAACACGTACCTGTACGCCCCTAAGGATGACTACAAACACAGGATGTACTGGAGGGACCTGTACTCGGCTGAGGAGGCAG AGCAACTCATCGCTCTAATATCAGCAGCTAAACAGCACGACGTCGAGTTCATCTATGCAATCTCTCCCGGCCTGGACATCACGTTCTCTAACCCCAAAGAGGTTGCCGCCCTGCAGAGGAAACTGGATCAG gtGAGGCAGTTTGGCTGCAGGTCCTTCTCTTTACTGTTTGATGACATCGAGACTGAGATGTGTCCAGCTGATAAGCAGGCCTTCAGCTCCTTCGCTCACGCTCAGGTGGCCATCACTAATGCGGTGTACCAGCACCTGGGAGACCCTGAGACCTTCCTCTTCTGTCCTACAG ATTATTGTGCTGCATTCTGTACTCCCAACGTGTCCCAGTCCGCTTACCTGCACACTGTGGGAGAGAAGCTGCTGCCTGGGATAGACATACTGTGGACTG GTCCCAAAGTGGTATCCCACAAAATCTCTGTTGAGTCCATAGAAGAGGTGTCCTCCGTCCTGAGGAGGGCACCAGTCATCTGGGACAATATCCACGCAAACGACTATGACCCCCAAAGGCTTTTCCTAGGACCCTTTAAG GATCGTCCCACTGAGCTGATTCCCAAACTGGGAGGAGTGCTCACCAATCCCAACTGTGAGTTCTACCCAAACTTTGTGGCCATCCACACTTTGGCTACATGGTGCAAAGCAACCGCAGATGGAGGACAGAGGGATGTGGAAATGA GCGATGAGGAGCAGGACCCCTGCTACAGCCCCAAGAAAGCCCTGACCCTGGCCCTCACTGACTGGCTGCAGGAGTTTCTGAACACCGATCAACCTGGAG ctcgtCTCAAGAAGGAGTCATCAGGTGAGGAGCCCATGCAGACAGATGGGGGAGAGACCCCCCATGTTCCTGGACCTGGGGAGAACCCGCTGTACACAGCCGAGCCCCTGACCCTGGATGACTTGAAGCTGCTGTCGGACCTCTTCTACCTGCCGTACGAATACGGGCCGACAGCCAGGACCATGCTGCAGGAGCTGGACTGGCTTAGGAAACACAGTTGGGCCGCCGCTGCAGAGACAGACAAG actgcGGAGTGGTGCTCAAGAGCGCAGCAGTTTGATGGCATGTGCGAAGCGGTGGTGCAGATGTTTAATCGACTGTCAAACGCCCCGAACCGCTGCATTCTGTACGACCTCTACAACTACATCTGTGACATCAAGAGTGGGGTCGGTCTGGCTCGAGCCTACGTGAAAACACTAG GAGGGCAGGGTCGACCCTCAGCCCAGCTGATGAACACTGATCCTGAACCCTGGGGCTTTAGAGGAGGCCTCTCTGGAGAGTTCCAG AGAATGCTGCCTTGCCACGGAAACAGGGACCTGTTCAGAGAGCCTCCCATGTCGGCTGTTTACTGCATACGGCCGTACTGCCCTGAGGACAAG ACGGAGGTGCAAAGGATTTTCAGAGAGATGCAGAGCGCAGGAGAGGGAAAAGTTCCCTCGACGATGCAGCCTCCACTCATCTGTGACGG CCTGTCAGCTGGTGAGATCTCCCCTTCCCCTCAGTGTGCTCTCGTTCTGGAGGATGAGATCGGGGTGTGTGGTTACGCCCTGGCCCTCACCGACGCCAAACCAGCCGCAGACAAAATTCAG AGGGCAGTAAGTAAGGACTTCCCCTCCCTGGTTACCATGCAAGTGCTGCCCCGGGTCACTGATCCCTCTCCAGCCAAGCGCATGATTGGTCGGCTGTTGTCCAACGTCAGGAGCAGTG GTTCCAGAGGAGTGTTCTGTGAATTGAGGCAGAGCAATCGGAGGATGATTGACTTTTACACTAAACTGGGCTCCTTCGTACCCATACAAATGGCCGGTCTACCTCAAGACATACTTGCCATGGGGACAAGCCTGTGA
- the ogal gene encoding protein O-GlcNAcase isoform X2, which translates to MSKPGSAKGQPHTGKKRFISGVVEGFYGRPWTMGQRTELFKREQKWGLNTYLYAPKDDYKHRMYWRDLYSAEEAEQLIALISAAKQHDVEFIYAISPGLDITFSNPKEVAALQRKLDQVRQFGCRSFSLLFDDIETEMCPADKQAFSSFAHAQVAITNAVYQHLGDPETFLFCPTDYCAAFCTPNVSQSAYLHTVGEKLLPGIDILWTGPKVVSHKISVESIEEVSSVLRRAPVIWDNIHANDYDPQRLFLGPFKDRPTELIPKLGGVLTNPNCEFYPNFVAIHTLATWCKATADGGQRDVEMSDEEQDPCYSPKKALTLALTDWLQEFLNTDQPGARLKKESSGEEPMQTDGGETPHVPGPGENPLYTAEPLTLDDLKLLSDLFYLPYEYGPTARTMLQELDWLRKHSWAAAAETDKTAEWCSRAQQFDGMCEAVVQMFNRLSNAPNRCILYDLYNYICDIKSGVGLARAYVKTLGGQGRPSAQLMNTDPEPWGFRGGLSGEFQRMLPCHGNRDLFREPPMSAVYCIRPYCPEDKTEVQRIFREMQSAGEGKVPSTMQPPLICDGLSAGEISPSPQCALVLEDEIGVCGYALALTDAKPAADKIQVPEECSVN; encoded by the exons ATGTCGAAACCAGGCAGTGCCAAGGGCCAACCCCACACTGGGAAGAAGCGGTTCATCAGTGGAGTAGTGGAAG GTTTTTATGGGCGACCATGGACTATGGGGCAGAGAACAGAGCTGTTTAAAAG AGAACAGAAGTGGGGTTTGAACACGTACCTGTACGCCCCTAAGGATGACTACAAACACAGGATGTACTGGAGGGACCTGTACTCGGCTGAGGAGGCAG AGCAACTCATCGCTCTAATATCAGCAGCTAAACAGCACGACGTCGAGTTCATCTATGCAATCTCTCCCGGCCTGGACATCACGTTCTCTAACCCCAAAGAGGTTGCCGCCCTGCAGAGGAAACTGGATCAG gtGAGGCAGTTTGGCTGCAGGTCCTTCTCTTTACTGTTTGATGACATCGAGACTGAGATGTGTCCAGCTGATAAGCAGGCCTTCAGCTCCTTCGCTCACGCTCAGGTGGCCATCACTAATGCGGTGTACCAGCACCTGGGAGACCCTGAGACCTTCCTCTTCTGTCCTACAG ATTATTGTGCTGCATTCTGTACTCCCAACGTGTCCCAGTCCGCTTACCTGCACACTGTGGGAGAGAAGCTGCTGCCTGGGATAGACATACTGTGGACTG GTCCCAAAGTGGTATCCCACAAAATCTCTGTTGAGTCCATAGAAGAGGTGTCCTCCGTCCTGAGGAGGGCACCAGTCATCTGGGACAATATCCACGCAAACGACTATGACCCCCAAAGGCTTTTCCTAGGACCCTTTAAG GATCGTCCCACTGAGCTGATTCCCAAACTGGGAGGAGTGCTCACCAATCCCAACTGTGAGTTCTACCCAAACTTTGTGGCCATCCACACTTTGGCTACATGGTGCAAAGCAACCGCAGATGGAGGACAGAGGGATGTGGAAATGA GCGATGAGGAGCAGGACCCCTGCTACAGCCCCAAGAAAGCCCTGACCCTGGCCCTCACTGACTGGCTGCAGGAGTTTCTGAACACCGATCAACCTGGAG ctcgtCTCAAGAAGGAGTCATCAGGTGAGGAGCCCATGCAGACAGATGGGGGAGAGACCCCCCATGTTCCTGGACCTGGGGAGAACCCGCTGTACACAGCCGAGCCCCTGACCCTGGATGACTTGAAGCTGCTGTCGGACCTCTTCTACCTGCCGTACGAATACGGGCCGACAGCCAGGACCATGCTGCAGGAGCTGGACTGGCTTAGGAAACACAGTTGGGCCGCCGCTGCAGAGACAGACAAG actgcGGAGTGGTGCTCAAGAGCGCAGCAGTTTGATGGCATGTGCGAAGCGGTGGTGCAGATGTTTAATCGACTGTCAAACGCCCCGAACCGCTGCATTCTGTACGACCTCTACAACTACATCTGTGACATCAAGAGTGGGGTCGGTCTGGCTCGAGCCTACGTGAAAACACTAG GAGGGCAGGGTCGACCCTCAGCCCAGCTGATGAACACTGATCCTGAACCCTGGGGCTTTAGAGGAGGCCTCTCTGGAGAGTTCCAG AGAATGCTGCCTTGCCACGGAAACAGGGACCTGTTCAGAGAGCCTCCCATGTCGGCTGTTTACTGCATACGGCCGTACTGCCCTGAGGACAAG ACGGAGGTGCAAAGGATTTTCAGAGAGATGCAGAGCGCAGGAGAGGGAAAAGTTCCCTCGACGATGCAGCCTCCACTCATCTGTGACGG CCTGTCAGCTGGTGAGATCTCCCCTTCCCCTCAGTGTGCTCTCGTTCTGGAGGATGAGATCGGGGTGTGTGGTTACGCCCTGGCCCTCACCGACGCCAAACCAGCCGCAGACAAAATTCAG GTTCCAGAGGAGTGTTCTGTGAATTGA